The nucleotide sequence GCTCAATGACCTGTATAGCTGCTGTATCTCCTTTTTCAGCTACTTCAAATACATCCTTTGCTGTTAATGTTTCAACATCTCTCAAGATACTCTTACTGTTTTGTACAGCTGCTTGACGAGCAAGCCGGACGATTCCAGTTGCAGAAGCAACAGTTTCTAAACAGCCTGTCTTTCCGCAGTTACAAGGTGCTCCATTCTCCGTTTCAACTGTAATATGACCAATTTCACCAGCCATCCCATTAATACCGTGGACAATCTCACCATTAATGATGATGCCTCCTCCGACACCTGTGCCAAGCGTCACGCAAAGAAGCTGGTCTGAACCATCACCTGCACCTTTCCACATTTCACCAATCGCTGCTACATTCGCATCATTGTCAATAACAGCCGGCAAACCAGTTGCTGCTTCTAACTCTTCTTTCAGCGCATATTCTCTCCAGCCAATATTAACTGCATGATAGACATAGCCTGTTGCCATTTCAATAAAAGCCGGAGCGCCCATACCGATCCCTTGCAAATACTCTTGATGTCCCCCGCAAACACTAAGCTGTTCTTTTATAGATGAGGCAATATCAGATGTGATGTTACGGCCGCCATCCGAGGTATTAGTCGGAATATGCCATTTATGTACGAGCTCCCCATCTAGTGTGATGAATGCTAATTTTATTGATGTACCGCCTAAGTCGATACCAACAAGCCACTTCTCACTCATTTCGCTTCATCCTTTGCCAGTTGTTTATCTCGTTCTTTTGCAATCTCTTGCCTTAATAGCAGCATCGCCATCTGATAATCTTTCGTATCCATTAATTGTGACTGAAACAGTTCACGCATCTCCTGTTCCATTAATTCTAAATCAGCTAAGCGATCGCCAACATATATAAACGTTCCAAAACGCTTCAAAAATTGCTGAATATCATAAATGGTTCTCACCGTAACCCCAACCTTTTTCATTCATTTTCGTGAAAATATTATATCACACTCAACCTGTTCTTACAGAAACAAAAAAGCCCCTTCAATGAGGAGCTTTCCGTTTAACGATCTGGGTCTTTTGGATCTAAAAAGCGCGGACGGCGATTCTTAAGCGGCATTGGAGCGCGAACAAGTACATCACGCATCGCCCTATATGAAAAAGGAATAAACGGCCATAGGTATGGCGTATGAAGCGAACGCATTCTTGTTAGCATGACAATCCAAAACGTAATGCCGCCGACAAAGCCGATTACACCAAACAGTCCGGTTATAATTAATAGCATCAGCCTCATTAAACGATTAGCTAAGCTCATCTCATAGCTAGGTGTGGCAAATGTGCCGATTGCGGCGATTGCTAAATAAAGCACAACTTCATTTGAAAATAACCCAACTTCTACGGCAACTTGACCAATCATTAATGCTGCCACAAGCCCGAGTGCTGTCGCTAATGAAGACGGCGTATGAATAGCAGCCATTCTTAGCATATCTATCCCTACTTCAATAATAAAGAACTGTGCCAACAAGGGCACTTCTCCCATTTCGGTCGGTCCGATATATTTAAAGCTCTTCGGAAGTAGTTGAGGCTCAACTGCAAATAAATACCATAACGGCAAGACAAACAGCGAAATCATTACCGCAAAGATTCGCACTAACCGCAAATAAGCTCCAACAAATGGTTTTTGCCGATACTCTTCGGCGTGCTGTAGATGGTGCCAAAATGTTGTTGGGGTAATTAACACGCTTGGTGAACCATCAACCATAATAATGACATGCCCTTCATAAAGATGTGAGGCTGCTGTGTCTGGACGTTCGGTATACCTGACAAGCGGATACGGGTTCCAGTGGTGGCCAAACAGAAATTCTTCCACTGTTTTTTCACCCATCGGCAAACCATCAGTATCGATCTTTTTCAAAGAATCTTTAATATGCTTCACAAGCTCTGGGTCGGCTACATCTTCTAAGTAACTAACACAAATATCTGTTTTCGAACGCCGTCCAATTTGCATATATTCCATTCGTAATGAACGGTCACGAATACGTCGTCTAGTTAGTGCTGTATTAAAGACGATCGTTTCTACAAAACCATCACGCGCTCCGCGAACTACCCGCTCCGTATCAGGCTCAGACGGTCCACGGACAGGATATGTACGCGCATCGATAAGAATAACATGCTCAAGCCCATCAACGACAAGTGCTGTCGGTCCTGCAAGCACACCATCGACGACCTTTTCCAAATCCTTCACTTTTTCAACTTCCACATAGGAGAGATGGGTTTTTAAGAGACTGTCCAATGGGTCTGGCTCTAATTCATGCGGCTGAAGCCGTGATAACAGCTTCATTAAATAATGAAGAATGTCATCTTTTGCAAAACCATCCACAAGGAACATAGCCATCTTTCGACCTGCATATTCTAAGTCAAGGTAAATGACATCAAAGCTTTTATCGACTCCAAGGCGTTCTTTTAAATAGTCAACATTTTCTTCTATCTTTTTATTCACAGGAACTTCCTTTGTATTTCGAGTCATAGGGCACCTCCTGACAATCCTAATTTCCATCATGTACCACTTAGAGAAATTTCATACTCATAAGCTGTTTATTGGCGACATAGAGTGAAATAACAGGATTGTCCAAAAGAGGTGGAAAGAGTGAAGAAGCGGCGTCTCCTTTTAGTGATTGCTGCAAGTTTAGCAGCAGCTTTCTTTATCTATTTTTATACATCAACTCCACAGGTTAAAGAAACGATTACTTTTTTTCCGCTCGATAAGACAGCATCATTTACTACAGCAGAAACAAAGCTTTCCTTATTGGATGAGAAGGATAATGATGAATATGTTGTGAAGTGGACGATTGATTCGGAATCCAATAAGAAGGCTTATCTTCGCCAAGACATTGGACTTGTTTATTCGGACGGCATTTTAATTGATACAATGGGGAAATGGGTTGAAGATACGACCACTCTACACCAAAAAAAGAAAATAAAAGGTGAAGACAGCAGTCATTTAAGTGCTATTTCTCTACACCATGCAGAAATTCATTATCCAGATGACGTTATAAAGAGCCAACAGGTCATGAGCAGTGACCAAATCTATGTCATTGATTCACCTCTACACCCGCTTGAGTCATTTAAGCAAGCAAAAACACCGGAAGAAAAGGAATGGAAAGCAACCTTAGACCGTGCAACAGAACAAGCATTAAAATACAGCTGGACACGTTTAATTGACTATTACAACATTCCCGTTAAAAAATATAAGCTCATTCCACTGACAAGCTTACCTGCATACAGTGAAAAGCCGTTACCAGGTAAAACAGAAGAAGAATCTGCACGGATTCTCGGCCAGCTCTGGGAAGGACTTTACAAAAACTACTATCTCGGTATCAAAAAAGAGGATGGCACCACCGTTAGTCCGCTCGGAAGCACCATCCCACTTATTTTATTTGGTGATACACATTTAATTGTCTTAATTGAAGATACAAACGGCAACCCAACGCAGCTGATTCAATACTTCTCATGAGGATTGCAGCTGGTTCATTAGCTCTTGATATTTCTGTTCATCTGGCGCAAGCTTAACTGCTTTTTGCGCCATTTCTTTTGCTTTGGCAAGGTCATTCTCTTCTGCGTACAACAACGCAAGATTATAATAAGCTTCATGGAAATTCGACTTTTTCTCGATAACTTGATGTAAATGCTGTTTAGCGTCATCATATTTGTTCAGCTTAATTTCTGCAAATGAACGTAGGAAGAGAATTTCTGCTGGAGTGTCCTCGTTTTCTTCCATGTAATGAACAAGCTCCTCATAGGCTTGCTCATAATCCCCCTCTTGCAGCATCTGTTGTGCAGTTTGTCCCGTCACAAGCGGATCAGTGGCACCAACTGGATTCGTCATCCCATACCAAACAAACCCCACTCCTAACGCCGAAAGCAGCACAACTGCCAGGCTCGAGCGACCAGCTTTGCGAACATTAGGCAGTGATACAACCGCAGATGCAAGAAAGCCTCCGACAAGGCCACCGATATGTGCACTGTTATCAATCATCGGCACTGTAAAACCAAATACTAAGTTAATCCCTAGGACGAAGATGACGTTCATTCCCATTGTCCGGAAAAACAAGTTAGGATGGACGACACCAAAATATAACAGGGCACCAAAACAACCGAAAATTGCTCCAGAGGCCCCCGCTGATAATTCAGCTTGAAGCGCAAAACTAACTACCCCGCCAGCAACTGCTGCAATAAAATAGATAAATAAAAACCGAACACTGCCATAAATTCTCTCAACAGCTGTCCCGAGATAAAATAACGCAAGCGTATTCATAAATAAATGAAAAAAGCCGATATGCAAGAACATTGGCGTAATAAGACGCCACCATTCTCCCTCAAGAATTTTCGGATTATATTTTGCTCCGTACTGAATTAATGTTGCAGGGTTCGTGCTTCCTCCAGAAAACTCCAAGAGTCCAAACATAAGCAAGTTAATCGCAATAAGCAGATACGTTATAATTGGTTTACCATGTGTAAACATCTGCCGTGCTTGCCGGTGCTGACTTTCTTGCTTACGTACTAATGAATCACGAATCATTAATACCGTGTTCTCATCCCCCATATACCAAGAACTCATATTGTCTGGCTGGGTAAGTTCTAATTTTTGAAAAATATAAGCAATGCGTTCTTCACGATTTTCATGTTCGATAAGAATATTTGTTAAATTAGATTCATTAAAGACATGCTCATAGCTATCAACAGGTGGATAAGAGCTCACATAGACATTCAGCAGTTTTACTTTTCTGCCAATTTGACTTCCTTTCACCCGCTTCATTTGTTGACTTGCCAGTTCAACGTCACGGCTTAACCAATTCGCCCAATCTAAGTCAATGCGCCGTAAGCGGACGATTGCCCCATTAATATTACGCGGAGATTCAAGCCACACTTCTCCAGCTTGATCGATCTGTAAAATATGAAAATTATGCTTGGCAACAAGCTCATAAACAAGATTCCAATAGAGAAGATTCTGTTCCATCACAAGCATTTATATCGTTCACCACTTTCGGTGTAGGATCACATTCATGGCTTCTTTTATTGTCTCACAAACAGCAAGCGGAAGCGAAGAAGAAGGCTTCATTTCTTTTCTCGTATTCACATAAAGTGCCTCCCAACCAGCATTCAATGCCCCTAACACATCTAAATCCCATGAATCTCCTACATATAGCTTCCGATCCTGCTGCGCTTTAAGCTCCCGCTCCGCATACTGAAAGATTGATGGCTCAGGCTTTGCCGCTGCTACTTCATCTGATATAAAAATGTCACTCTCTGAAAACCATCGCTGTAGACCGAGGCGCGAGATTTTTTCCCGCTGTGTTTCTTTTTTTCCATTGCTAATAATGCCTAACTTGATTTCATTCTCTCTTAACTCTGAGAGAAGCAGATCAACACCAGGATAAAGCGTTACGTAATGAACAACAAGTTCGTAAAAATGGGCTTGAAAACGATCGGCACTCTCTATTGAAATATGAACATCAAACTTTTTTAAGGAATCAATTAAACGTCGACGTTGATATTCCTTCTTCGAAAACGTTTCATCTTCCACCTTATGCCAATAACCATCACACAATGACTTATAAACCGGAAACCACTCAGAAGGTGACGGTAGCTTTTCACATTGCCATTCTTTTTCCGCAAACTCATTGAAGCAGGCGATCATCCCATCTTCAAAGGCTTGCTCGTAATCACATAACGTATTATCTAAATCAAAACAGATACATTTCCAATCCATCTCCCCGACTCCCTTTGCTTCATTTTCTAGTAGTATAACAAAGGAAAAAGACGTGTTGATAGTCAACAACGTCTCTTATGTGACAAATTGTTAATATTTAAAAGCTTGTTTAATAAACATCCCTCGCATAAACGGCATTCTCATAAAGGACGATACGGCGAAGCGACGAAGTGGCGGAAAGCGTAAAATAACATTTAAAAGAACGTAGCGGACTTGAAAAAGAAACAGCACCATTAAGATCATACCTATTAATTGAAATAAGGAATTGTTATTGTTTCTCATGTCGATTCCCTCCTTACTCTTACTGTGAGTTTTTTAGTGGGATTTTATCCAATTTGATATGTAGAATATTTTTCCTAACGAAAAAGCCGAACAGTCATCACTGTTCGGCTTTCTTCGCAATTCCTATATTCAAATAACCCAACAAAATTGCAAAAATGGGTGAAAAATATAGGAAAAAAGCATATGGAAGGTAATCAACAACAGGAACCTCTAGTGTTGTTGCAAAGAATGCACCACTAACCCCCCAAGGAATAAGTGGGTTAATTAACGTGCCTGCATCTTCTAATGTCCGTGAAAGATTTTTTTGATGCAGTGAGAACTTTTCATATAATGGTGGAAAGGTTTGACCTGGAAGCAAAATTGATAAGTATTGCTCCCCTGTCAGCAAATTCACGCCCATGGACGAAACAACTGTTGCTGTTATCACGCCACCTTGACGCTTAATAATAGATGTTAATCCTTCAATTAATACTCCAAGCATGCCAAGCTGTTGGATTAAGCCGCCAAGTGCAAGCGCAATAAATACGAGTGAAATTGACCACATCATTGACTGTAAGCCACCACGATTGACAATTCCATCTACAATCTCGTTGCCGCTTTCAAGCTTAAACCCATCCTGTAATACATTTACCCAGCCTGCAATTGTAACTCCACTTTGGGTTAAATGAGCAATCAGAACGCCTGAGCCAATTCCAACGATTAGAGTAGGAATCGTTGGAAACCGTCTAAATGCCAGCACCATAACGAGAAGGGGTGATAAAAGCGTTACCCATGTTATGTTAAATTCCTGGCTTAACACAGCTTGTGCTTGTGCAATTTTCTCCCATTCAACGGTACTTCCTCCGCCTTCACGCAGAACTAAAAATAAAATAATCGTAACGATAAAGCTCGGTACAGTCGTCCAGACTAAATGGCGAATGTGGGTGAACAAATCAACACCGACAACCCCTGGCGCGAAATTCGTCGTATCAGACAGGGGCGACATTTTATCCCCGAAACAAGACCCAGAAATAATCGCTCCTGCTGCAAGAGCTGGGTGGATACCAAGTCCTGAAGCAAGGCCCATTAGCGCTACGCCAACCGTACCAATTGTCGTAAATGAGCTTCCAGTGAAAGTCGACACAAGCACCGTCACAAACAAAGCACTTAATGTAAACCACTCTGGACTTACCCACGTAAAACCAATATGTAAAAGAGTTGGTACTGTTCCGCTTTGCATCCAAATCGCAATGACCATTCCAATCAAACCGAGAATGAGAATTGGCTTAATCCCAGCGGACACCCCAGATGTAAACCCTTTCTCAATTTCATTCCAAGAAAAACCTTTCAGCTTAGCGGCAACCGCCAAAAACACCAGTGTAATCAACAGTGGAATATGCGGTTGTGTCTTCAAATAAAAAATTCCAAAAAAGATAATTAACAATAAACAAAGAAATAAAAAGATGGTTGTTTTAAGTGAAAATTTATTCCTCATCATTATCCCCCGAGTCTTTCCTGCTTCGACGCTTTTTCCCTTTTACGCTTTCATGCAGTTAAGTATTTCACGATAACAATATTATAAGGTACTTAAAAAAAAGTCAATTTTATTAATTTTTCAGAATAATAAGAAAAGCGAAGGTGGCTTGAACAGGGGCGACAAGCATAAGGCTGAATGCGGAGGGGACGGCTCTTTGTCCCCATAGCAGTCTGACTTATGACCTCGAGCCCCTAGCCACCGCAGCTAGATCAAAGGAACGCTGGCTAAGAAACGTCACATCCTGTGACAACGCCTGCACTAGCACGTCCTGTGCGTCGAAAGCGAAGGTGGCTTGATCAGGGGCGACAAGCATAACGAATTCAAAACGAAACAAACTAAAAGAGCTGCCTCCACTGAGACAACTCTTTACATCTATCCTATTTAAAAATTGGATCCATCGTTTGCTTTAGAACATTTGCTGAATATTCGAATTGCTCATTTTCTTTATCTGTTAATTTTAATTGAATGACTTCACGGATCCCTTCACGGTTGACGACTGCTGGTACACCGATATAAAGGTCCTTTTGCCCGTACTCACCGTCAAGGTAAGCAGATACGGTTAATACAGAATTTTCATTATTTAGCACCGCTTTCGTTAAGCGAACCATACCCATCGCGATTCCATAGTACGTCGCGCCTTTTCGGTTGATAATATGATAAGCTGCGTCACGAACATTTATGAACAATTTATCTAATTCAGCCTTTTCATAACGTTCATTCGTTTCCAATAATTCATCAATTGAACGACCGCCAAGGCGTGTTAAGCTCCACACTGGAAGTTCTGTATCGCCATGTTCACCGATTACATAGCCATGTACATTGCGGGTATCAATATTAAAATATTCACCCAACAAGAAACGGAAACGAGCAGTGTCCAATATCGTACCTGAGCCAATTACACGTTCTTTCGGAAGACCAGAGAACTTCCATGTTGCGTATGTCATAATATCAACAGGGTTTGTTGCTACGAGGAAAATACCGTCAAATCCACTGCCCATTACAGCTGTCACAATTTTTTTGAAAATCGCTGTATTTTTTTCCACTAAATCAAGACGGGTTTCACCTGGTTTTTGGTTTGCACCTGCTGTAATGACGACAAGATCAGCATCTTTACAATCTTCATAACCACCGTGCCAGATTTTCATAGATGATGGGGCGAATGAAAGTCCATGGTTTAAATCCATCATATCGCCTTCAGCTTTGTCCTCATTTGCATCAATAATTACAAGCTCTTCCACAATGCCTTGATTCAATAATGAGAATGCATAACTTGATCCTACAAATCCTGCTCCAATTAATGCTACTCGGTTTACACGGTTGCTCATTTTCATCACCCTTTTGGAAAACTCTTCTTTGTTTGACACCTTTATTGTACATTATTTCACAAACTTTAAAAGCGATGTAAGCGTTTCGTTCTTTTCGAAATTGTGACAACTTAACTAAAGCTATAAAACAGGTTTATTTATCCATATTTTATAAGGGTTTTACATAAGAACACATTACTTATTTTTCATTAAAACAGACCAAAACCATTTAAAATAAAGATGAGAAGTGCAACTATGAAGCTCGAAAAAAAGTTAACCATTTCATTATTCATGAAACGAAAGCCGCCTTTTCGACTGGTAGGCTCTGCACAATGAACCTTCTTCTCTGTCTCTGCTCCACAAACTTCACACACATAATAAACTTGGATTGAGGCACCAAGTATTGTATCTACCACACTTCCCGAAAAGCCGAGTAAACAAACGATAAAAATTATTGTTAGGCTTAATGATGGGTACAAAAATGCAGCCGTTATAGCGATAAAAAACGCTCCAGCAAAAGAAGCCGCAAAACCAAGAAGTGACACAGCCCCTGATGTTCCTGATTCAACCTTCTTCATTCGCAATAAATGAAAAGGCTTGCGTTTACTAAGCACACCAATTTCAGAAGCCCATGTATCGGCATTCGCCGCTGCTAATGCTGTTGTAAATGCTACAAAAAAAATTTCTCCCTCAAAATAGGCTCCTAGTACTGCTGCCAACGCTGCTGCTCCTCCATTTGCAAACACTTGGGTCCAATCGCGACGTTCTGATTTCGCATTTTTATCTTGTGACTTCTTTTTTAGTTCGCGTTTATAAACACTCCAAAAGCTCGAAGAACCGAAAAATGCACCTAATAAGAACAACCCTGTATAAGAATAACTCATGTAAATAGAACCACCGATTATACTTGCAGCAATTGCACCTGAGCCCGTCAACAAGCGGAGCCGCCAGCCTAGAATCGAAACGATGAAGATAAACGCGTAGCCAATGAGAGTGGTCATCTGCACATCCAAACCTTTTTATTTGTAATAAGTGTCTCTACTGCAAGATCATATTGTTCTGTCGGTATGTAGGTTAACACTTGAATTTCAAAGGCAAGTGCTGCTGTTCGATTCTGATATCCTTCTAAGAAACGATCATAATATCCCCCACCAAAGCCAAGTCGATATCCCCTTTCGTCAAAACATAGCCCCGGAACAACAAGTAAATCAATATCATTTTTATCAACCCGTTCTGTTTCATGCGAAATTGGCTCATAAAGACCTGCATATGCCTCTTCTAATTGAGAGGAGCTCGTAAACAGATGAAAATTCATTTTTCTCTCTGACGGTATACACTTCGGAACAGCAACACCTTTTCCTGCTTTCCACGCATGCTCAATAATCGACCATGTATTAACTTCACTAGGCATCGGCACAGTGATTCCGATTGTATTCGCATCCTTATAAAACGGGTGATCGACTAATTTTTCAGTAATACACTGCGACCACACTTTATGTGTTTCAACTGTTATTTGATTTAATCGTTGCTTCATTCGTCGACGGAATTGCTTTTTCTCATCCATTGGGAACGTCCTTTCAACCTGATTTCTTTCATTATAACTGATCCAGGTTCGCTTGAATCGGAAAAACAAGTGAGTCTTTCGTTTCAGCTAATTCTAATCCACTTCTAAAAAATGAATAAATTGTCAGTATCATATGCAAATGGATGCCTGTTAGAATTGGGACAAATCTTGATAGACACAAATACTTCTGTCGTTCTTGATTGATGAAACTAAATTTTTTTGAGGGGTGACAAACGTGAGAATGATGATGACAATATTGTTGCTTAGTTCAATGATATTGTCCGGGTGCGCAGCGCAAGCCACACAGCCAAACGATTGGAACGAAACAGAAAGCTTTACGGCAGAAGGAAAACAATCGTACGAATTAAAAGGACATGAAGGTGAAATCGCGTTTCTAGACAGTGGAGAATTTGTTGCAAATGAACCAAAGCAAACAAAATGGTTCTTCTGGAACAATGAAGACGTAAAAGTAAAGAAACAAAACTTTAAGCTTGTCGGTATTCAAAAGCTCGACGGTAAAAAAGAAAAATTGCTTGTCCATAAAAATAATGCAAAGGTATGGGCAACTGAAATTCAAGAAGCATCAAAATCAAGAAACATTGGAACGACCATTCAATCTATTATAAGCGCAGATGCTTCGCAACCCGTCTTAATGTCCTTCCCATCCCCCGGGCTGTGGAAATTAAAAGCTTATGTGAATGATAAGCTTTACGGAACGATTATTGTCGATGTCAAACAACGTAAATAAATAAATGAATTCCGAGACCCGCATACCCTTTCTAAAATAAAGGATGCGGGTTTCTTTTATAAAGGCACAACTCAAGCTCTACTTGTATATTCTAGGTATGAAGTTTAAATGCGAGAGGAGTTTCATCAATGCCTAAAGCAAGTGGAACATTTTTCATTTATACCGTTCAATCAGGGGATACA is from Bacillus tianshenii and encodes:
- a CDS encoding DUF92 domain-containing protein; amino-acid sequence: MTTLIGYAFIFIVSILGWRLRLLTGSGAIAASIIGGSIYMSYSYTGLFLLGAFFGSSSFWSVYKRELKKKSQDKNAKSERRDWTQVFANGGAAALAAVLGAYFEGEIFFVAFTTALAAANADTWASEIGVLSKRKPFHLLRMKKVESGTSGAVSLLGFAASFAGAFFIAITAAFLYPSLSLTIIFIVCLLGFSGSVVDTILGASIQVYYVCEVCGAETEKKVHCAEPTSRKGGFRFMNNEMVNFFSSFIVALLIFILNGFGLF
- a CDS encoding rhomboid family intramembrane serine protease → MLVMEQNLLYWNLVYELVAKHNFHILQIDQAGEVWLESPRNINGAIVRLRRIDLDWANWLSRDVELASQQMKRVKGSQIGRKVKLLNVYVSSYPPVDSYEHVFNESNLTNILIEHENREERIAYIFQKLELTQPDNMSSWYMGDENTVLMIRDSLVRKQESQHRQARQMFTHGKPIITYLLIAINLLMFGLLEFSGGSTNPATLIQYGAKYNPKILEGEWWRLITPMFLHIGFFHLFMNTLALFYLGTAVERIYGSVRFLFIYFIAAVAGGVVSFALQAELSAGASGAIFGCFGALLYFGVVHPNLFFRTMGMNVIFVLGINLVFGFTVPMIDNSAHIGGLVGGFLASAVVSLPNVRKAGRSSLAVVLLSALGVGFVWYGMTNPVGATDPLVTGQTAQQMLQEGDYEQAYEELVHYMEENEDTPAEILFLRSFAEIKLNKYDDAKQHLHQVIEKKSNFHEAYYNLALLYAEENDLAKAKEMAQKAVKLAPDEQKYQELMNQLQSS
- a CDS encoding 5-formyltetrahydrofolate cyclo-ligase produces the protein MDEKKQFRRRMKQRLNQITVETHKVWSQCITEKLVDHPFYKDANTIGITVPMPSEVNTWSIIEHAWKAGKGVAVPKCIPSERKMNFHLFTSSSQLEEAYAGLYEPISHETERVDKNDIDLLVVPGLCFDERGYRLGFGGGYYDRFLEGYQNRTAALAFEIQVLTYIPTEQYDLAVETLITNKKVWMCR
- a CDS encoding ROK family glucokinase → MSEKWLVGIDLGGTSIKLAFITLDGELVHKWHIPTNTSDGGRNITSDIASSIKEQLSVCGGHQEYLQGIGMGAPAFIEMATGYVYHAVNIGWREYALKEELEAATGLPAVIDNDANVAAIGEMWKGAGDGSDQLLCVTLGTGVGGGIIINGEIVHGINGMAGEIGHITVETENGAPCNCGKTGCLETVASATGIVRLARQAAVQNSKSILRDVETLTAKDVFEVAEKGDTAAIQVIERVTHDLGLALANLSNAINPEKIVLGGGVSKAGNNLLKHLRKAFEKYALPRVSEGADLEIATLGNDAGVIGAAWLVKTKILSE
- a CDS encoding YqgQ family protein, with protein sequence MRTIYDIQQFLKRFGTFIYVGDRLADLELMEQEMRELFQSQLMDTKDYQMAMLLLRQEIAKERDKQLAKDEAK
- the nhaC gene encoding Na+/H+ antiporter NhaC, with protein sequence MRNKFSLKTTIFLFLCLLLIIFFGIFYLKTQPHIPLLITLVFLAVAAKLKGFSWNEIEKGFTSGVSAGIKPILILGLIGMVIAIWMQSGTVPTLLHIGFTWVSPEWFTLSALFVTVLVSTFTGSSFTTIGTVGVALMGLASGLGIHPALAAGAIISGSCFGDKMSPLSDTTNFAPGVVGVDLFTHIRHLVWTTVPSFIVTIILFLVLREGGGSTVEWEKIAQAQAVLSQEFNITWVTLLSPLLVMVLAFRRFPTIPTLIVGIGSGVLIAHLTQSGVTIAGWVNVLQDGFKLESGNEIVDGIVNRGGLQSMMWSISLVFIALALGGLIQQLGMLGVLIEGLTSIIKRQGGVITATVVSSMGVNLLTGEQYLSILLPGQTFPPLYEKFSLHQKNLSRTLEDAGTLINPLIPWGVSGAFFATTLEVPVVDYLPYAFFLYFSPIFAILLGYLNIGIAKKAEQ
- a CDS encoding spore germination protein, whose amino-acid sequence is MTRNTKEVPVNKKIEENVDYLKERLGVDKSFDVIYLDLEYAGRKMAMFLVDGFAKDDILHYLMKLLSRLQPHELEPDPLDSLLKTHLSYVEVEKVKDLEKVVDGVLAGPTALVVDGLEHVILIDARTYPVRGPSEPDTERVVRGARDGFVETIVFNTALTRRRIRDRSLRMEYMQIGRRSKTDICVSYLEDVADPELVKHIKDSLKKIDTDGLPMGEKTVEEFLFGHHWNPYPLVRYTERPDTAASHLYEGHVIIMVDGSPSVLITPTTFWHHLQHAEEYRQKPFVGAYLRLVRIFAVMISLFVLPLWYLFAVEPQLLPKSFKYIGPTEMGEVPLLAQFFIIEVGIDMLRMAAIHTPSSLATALGLVAALMIGQVAVEVGLFSNEVVLYLAIAAIGTFATPSYEMSLANRLMRLMLLIITGLFGVIGFVGGITFWIVMLTRMRSLHTPYLWPFIPFSYRAMRDVLVRAPMPLKNRRPRFLDPKDPDR
- a CDS encoding HAD family hydrolase, whose translation is MDWKCICFDLDNTLCDYEQAFEDGMIACFNEFAEKEWQCEKLPSPSEWFPVYKSLCDGYWHKVEDETFSKKEYQRRRLIDSLKKFDVHISIESADRFQAHFYELVVHYVTLYPGVDLLLSELRENEIKLGIISNGKKETQREKISRLGLQRWFSESDIFISDEVAAAKPEPSIFQYAERELKAQQDRKLYVGDSWDLDVLGALNAGWEALYVNTRKEMKPSSSLPLAVCETIKEAMNVILHRKW
- a CDS encoding L-lactate dehydrogenase, coding for MSNRVNRVALIGAGFVGSSYAFSLLNQGIVEELVIIDANEDKAEGDMMDLNHGLSFAPSSMKIWHGGYEDCKDADLVVITAGANQKPGETRLDLVEKNTAIFKKIVTAVMGSGFDGIFLVATNPVDIMTYATWKFSGLPKERVIGSGTILDTARFRFLLGEYFNIDTRNVHGYVIGEHGDTELPVWSLTRLGGRSIDELLETNERYEKAELDKLFINVRDAAYHIINRKGATYYGIAMGMVRLTKAVLNNENSVLTVSAYLDGEYGQKDLYIGVPAVVNREGIREVIQLKLTDKENEQFEYSANVLKQTMDPIFK
- a CDS encoding DUF4871 domain-containing protein gives rise to the protein MMMTILLLSSMILSGCAAQATQPNDWNETESFTAEGKQSYELKGHEGEIAFLDSGEFVANEPKQTKWFFWNNEDVKVKKQNFKLVGIQKLDGKKEKLLVHKNNAKVWATEIQEASKSRNIGTTIQSIISADASQPVLMSFPSPGLWKLKAYVNDKLYGTIIVDVKQRK